From the Osmerus eperlanus chromosome 19, fOsmEpe2.1, whole genome shotgun sequence genome, one window contains:
- the slc25a15b gene encoding solute carrier family 25 member 15b codes for MAPHPAVQAIIDLSAGAIGGTACVLSGQPLDTAKVKMQTFPSMYRGFVHCFMSTYRQVGLRGLYQGTTPALMANIAENSVLFMSYGFCQQLVRLAAGLDSGAALSDVQKASAGSVASIFSSLVLCPTELVKCRLQAMYEMETSGKIARGQNTVWSVVKSVMRTEGPSGFFLGLTTTIAREVPGYFCFFGAYELCRSSFADHMKCEKDDIGVAPVVFSGGFGGACLWLVVYPMDCVKSRIQVMSMTGRQAGFFKTMMTIARTEGVRALYSGLTPTMIRTFPANGALFLGYEVSRKIMMKQFDS; via the exons ATGGCCCCACACCCCGCCGTTCAGGCCATCATTGACCTCTCTGCTGGAGCCATAG GAGGCACAGCTTGTGTCCTGAGCGGCCAGCCCCTGGACACAGCCAAGGTGAAGATGCAGACGTTTCCCTCCATGTACCGGGGGTTTGTCCACTGCTTCATGTCCACCTACAGGCAGGTGGGACTGAGGGGGCTGTACCAGGGCACCACCCCAGCCCTCATGGCCAACATAGCTGAGAACTCGGTGCTCTTCATGAGCTACGGTTTCTGTCAGCAGCTGGTGAGACTGGCGGCAGGGCTGGACAGTGGAGCAGCTCTCAG TGACGTGCAGAAAGCCAGCGCAGGGTCCGTGGCgtccatcttctcctctctggtgCTGTGCCCGACAGAGCTGGTCAAGTGTCGTCTCCAAGCCATGTACGAGATGGAGACGTCGGGAAAGATCGCTCGCGGGCAGAA CACAGTGTGGTCCGTGGTGAAGTCTGTGATGAGGACGGAGGGTCCATCAGGGTTCTTCCTGGGCCTGACCACCACCATCGCCAGGGAGGTGCCCGGGTACTTCTGCTTCTTCGGGGCGTACGAGCTGTGTCGCTCCTCCTTCGCCGACCACATGAAGTGTGAAAAGGACGACATCG GTGTGGCCCCAGTCGTGTTCAGCGGAGGGTTTGGAGGAGCGTGCCTGTGGCTCGTGGTCTACCCCATGGACTGTGTCAAGTCCAGGATCCAGGTGATGTCCATGACCGGCCGACAGGCGGGCTTCTTCAAAACCATGATGACCATCGCGAGAACTGAAG GTGTGCGGGCGCTGTACTCCGGCCTCACGCCCACCATGATCCGCACGTTCCCCGCCAACGGAGCCCTCTTCCTTGGTTACGAGGTGAGCCGCAAGATCATGATGAAGCAGTTTGACAGCTGA
- the mrps31 gene encoding 28S ribosomal protein S31, mitochondrial: protein MYRRLLLSLYQTRYRAIYRREACVLTTKCDTVTLPFRAANGVGFRTLGTTSTTYCEKKEGSLHPKKDIENNTKKDGESETANVGEKKEAEPPEEGRITVECVGHMGEIKMEAEHVIQLRNETKNVGLEGAIKHEENKNIDAEKLMVEVQMESETVTQLRDGIKRESSQEATKHEEMKQTDSNEQSAKFKMETENVTQVRDEIESVNFQEVTEKIEVVEVKMDAEHLIQFEDEIKSDNFQEVTEKIEVVEVKMDAENVIQLADEIKSDNFQEVTEKIEVVEVKMDAENVIQLADEMKSGISQEATEHKECMETAEEPAPVVNMEVSKTEEHGVQKVKEGLKHQTEEPVKNVKESLLNLLGAMKVEVTTKKSIKALKVQSRSNSVARPKPAEMESTISMFQEASTPALPQNESTEMMAAVSAVASTLPNPPQAESELLRQLKQQEALADAQKTGDVTNIGNIIADMKVGKRPSPRQNAWSTNQIRFDEDEKSTLDRGIMAEMEGARGRRSLFSRKRMNIFNPATEKPVEADTHTASPTLWDIELANEVALSANLKSRNGLEEMIKWTREGRLWQYPINNEAGLEEEAGVPFHEHVFLERHLEDGFPRQGPVRHFMELVLVGLSHNPHLTVSQKEQHITWFRDYFQQKEEVLKEAEVYLN from the exons ATGTACAGAAGATTGCTTCTTTCGCTCTATCAGACCCGCTACCGTGCAATATACAGACGAGAGGCGTGTGTATTGACAACAAAATGTGACACAGTGACACTCCCTTTTAG GGCTGCGAATGGAGTGGGGTTTAGGACACTTGGAACAACGTCAACCACATACTGCGAAAAAAAAGAAGGGTCGCTTCATCCTAAAAAAGATATCGAGAACAATACTAAGAAAGATGGTGAGTCGGAAACAGCGAATGTGGGGGAAAAGAAGGAGGCTGAACCCCCCGAAGAGGGCAGGATAACGGTAGAGTGTGTGGGGCACATGGGTGAGATTAAGATGGAGGCAGAACATGTAATTCAGTTGAGGAATGAAACTAAAAATGTAGGCTTAGAAGGGGCAATTAAACACGAAGAAAATAAGAACATAGACGCTGAAAAGCTGATGGTAGAAGTTCAGATGGAGTCAGAGACTGTCACTCAGTTGAGGGATGGAATCAAACGTGAAAGCTCACAAGAGGCAACTAAACATGAAGAAATGAAGCAAACAGACTCCAATGAGCAGAGTGCAAAGTTTAAAATGGAGACAGAAAATGTCACCCAGGTGAGGGATGAAATTGAAAGCGTTAACTTCCAAGAGGTAACTGAGAAGATAGAAGTGGTAGAGGTTAAGATGGATGCAGAACATTTAATTCAGTTTGAAGATGAAATTAAAAGCGATAACTTCCAAGAGGTAACTGAGAAGATAGAAGTGGTAGAGGTTAAGATGGATGCAGAAAATGTCATTCAATTGGCAGATGAAATTAAAAGCGATAACTTCCAAGAGGTAACTGAGAAGATAGAAGTGGTAGAGGTTAAGATGGATGCAGAAAATGTCATTCAGTTGGCAGATGAAATGAAAAGCGGAATCTCACAAGAGGCAACTGAACACAAAGAATGTATGGAAACAGCTGAAGAGCCAGCACCAGTAGTAAACATGGAAGTTAGCAAGACAGAAGAGCATGGAGTTCAGAAAGTGAAGGAGGGATTAAAGCACCAAACAGAGGAACCAGTGAAGAACGTGAAGGAAAGCCTGCTGAACCTCCTGGGAGCTATGAAGGTTGAGGTAACCACCAAGAAGAGCATCAAAGCCTTGAAAGTGCAGAGCAGGTCGAATTCTGTGGCCAGGCCCAAACCAGCAGAAATGGAGAGCACAATCAGCATGTTTCAGGAAGCCAGCACACCCGCTCTGCCCCAAAA TGAGAGTACGGAGATGATGGCTGCTGTGTCAGCCGTGGCGTCCACTCTGCCGAACCCCCCTCAGGCAGAGTCTGAGCTCCTGAGGCAGCTGAAGCAACAAGAGGCCCTCGCGGATGCCCAGAAGACCGGCGACGTCACCAACATTGG GAATATCATTGCTGACATGAAGGTGGGGAAACGACCGAGCCCCAGACAGAATGCCTGGTCGACCAATCAGATCCGTTTCGACGAAGATGAGAAGTCCACCCTTGACAGAGGCATCATGGCCGagatggagggagcgagaggaag AAGGAGCCTGTTTTCCAGGAAGAGGATGAACATCTTTAACCCCGCTACCGAGAAGCCTGtcgaggcagacacacacactg CTTCACCAACCCTATGGGACATCGAGTTAGCAAACGAAGTAGCCCTGTCAGCCAATCTGAAGTCCCGTAATGGACTTGAGGAGATGATTAAGTGGACCAGAGAGGGCAGGCTGTGGCAGTATCCAATCAACAACGAGGCTG GGCTGGAAGAGGAGGCTGGCGTTCCCTTCCATGAGCACGTGTTCCTGGAGAGGCATCTGGAGGATGGCTTCCCCCGCCAGGGCCCCGTGCGCCACTTCATGGAGCTGGTGTTGGTGGGCCTGTCCCACAACCCTCACCTGACCGTGAGCCAGAAGGAGCAGCACATAACCTGGTTCAGGGACTACTTCCAGCAGAAGGAAGAGGTACTGAAAGAAGCAGAGGTTTACCTCAACTGA